A genomic window from Euwallacea fornicatus isolate EFF26 chromosome 30, ASM4011564v1, whole genome shotgun sequence includes:
- the Tlk gene encoding serine/threonine-protein kinase tousled-like 2 isoform X11 — protein MPLLLGTNTMIVFTKGSSHSDKEVDPNTPEKTTRAPEQRKRKRKADDAGGGLAGGGGAGKGGGGGRPAVPPPDKKISEYFKHSGSSPIRHGGAKSPSPQQPYPMLPPSPQQVGLPSPVTTGPFDFLTSSRQPHPRLPPPHMVSKFIQTELTCHRITEFETQASSDLEVRNNKIEELTRTNEELRHQISTQQKTIDQHKQQVNKCIEVVKKLLKEKSSIEKKEARQKCMQNRLRLGQFVTQRVGATFQENWTDGHAFQELARRQEEITSEREEIDRQKKLLLKKRPSNSEGGGRKRNNSNALHNGTTDSGFLKPDAIPGSLTSQEYYEADEILKLRQNALKKEDADLQLEMEKLERERNLHIRELKRIHNEDQSRFNNHPVLNERYLLLMLLGKGGFSEVHKAFDLKEQRYVACKVHQLNKDWKEDKKANYIKHALREYNIHKALDHPRVVKLYDVFEIDANSFCTVLEYCDGHDLDFYLKQHKTIPEREARSIVMQVVSALKYLNEIKPPVIHYDLKPGNILLTEGNVCGEIKITDFGLSKVMDEENYNPDHGMDLTSQGAGTYWYLPPECFVVGKNPPKISSKVDVWSVGVIFYQCLYGKKPFGHNQSQATILEENTILKATEVQFANKPAVTNEAKSFIRSCLAYRKEDRIDVLSLAKHEYLQPPMPKHSRLNSNQQAQQQQQQQQQQQQASSFSAGIFGAMNASSSS, from the exons ATGCCTCTTCTTCTCGGTACTAATACCATGATTGTTTTCACCAAAGGTTCGTCTCACAGCGACAAAGAGGTGGACCCGAACACTCCCGAGAAAACGACGCGTGCGCCGGAACAGAGGAAGCGCAAGCGCAAAGCGGATGACGCGGGCGGCGGCCTAGCCGGTGGCGGAGGGGCGGGTAAGGGCGGCGGGGGCGGTCGACCGGCCGTCCCGCCGCCCGATAAGAAGATCAGCGAGTACTTCAAGCATTCGGGCAGCAGTCCCATTAGGCACGGTGGTGCCAAAAGTCCTAGTCCACAACAACCCTATCCTATG TTACCTCCATCTCCTCAACAAGTGGGGCTTCCATCGCCTGTGACGACGGGGCCCTTCGACTTTCTTACCTCTTCCCGACAACCTCATCCGAGGTTACCTCCCCCACATATGGTTAGCAAATTTATACAG actGAATTAACGTGTCATCGAATAACGGAATTCGAGACGCAAGCGTCCTCCGATTTGGAGGTGCGGAATAATAAAATAGAAGAACTGACGCGGACGAATGAGGAGCTCAGGCATCAGATTTCGACGCAACAAAAAACCATCGACCAACACAAACAGCAGGTCAATAAGTGCATCGAG GTTGtaaaaaagttactaaaagaaaaaagctcAATAGAGAAGAAGGAGGCGCGGCAGAAATGTATGCAAAATAGGTTAAGACTGGGACAGTTTGTGACGCAACGGGTTGGTGCCACGTTTCAAGAAAACTGGACGGACGGCCATGCGTTCCAAGAACTGGCGAG gcGGCAAGAAGAAATTACATCAGAACGTGAGGAAATCGACAGACAAAAGAAACTCCTCCTGAAAAAGAGGCCGTCGAACAGTGAGGGTGGTGGCCGAAAACGGAACAACTCCAACGCCCTGCACAACGGCACGACGGATAGCGGGTTCCTGAAACCGGACGCGATCCCTGGTTCGCTAACGTCTCAGGAATACTACGAGGCGGACGAGATTCTCAAGCTACGGCAGAACGCCTTAAAAAAGGAAGATGCCGACCTCCAGCTCGAGATGGAGAAATTAGAAAGGGAGAGGAATCTTCATATTAG GGAACTCAAACGTATCCACAACGAGGACCAATCGCGGTTCAACAACCATCCGGTGCTGAATGAGCGGTACTTGTTGCTGATGCTGCTAGGTAAAGGTGGCTTCAGCGAGGTGCACAAAGCGTTCGATCTCAAAGAGCAGCGGTACGTCGCGTGTAAAGTACACCAGCTCAACAAGGACTGGAAAGAAGATAAGAAGGCCAACTATATCAA acaTGCTTTAAGGGAGTACAATATTCATAAAGCTCTGGATCACCCCCGCGTAGTTAAGTTGTATGATGTGTTCGAAATAGATGCAAATTCGTTTTGTACAGTTCTAGAATACTGTGATGGTCATGACTTAGACTTTTATTTAAAGCAG CACAAGACAATACCGGAACGAGAAGCACGATCCATAGTGATGCAGGTGGTGTCGGCGCTCAAGTACCTGAACGAGATTAAGCCGCCTGTGATCCACTATGATTTGAAACCTGGCAACATCCTGCTGACAGAGGGTAATGTATGCGGGGAAATCAAAATCACAGACTTCGGCCTGAGTAAAGTCATGGACGAGGAAAACTACAACCCAGATCATGGGATGGACCTGACGTCGCAGGGTGCGGGGACTTATTG GTATCTGCCACCGGAGTGTTTTGTAGTAGGAAAGAATCCCCCAAAGATTTCGTCGAAGGTCGATGTCTGGAGTGTAGGTGTGATATTTTACCAGTGCCTCTATGGTAAAAAGCCGTTTGGACATAATCAGTCCCAAGCCACCATTTTAGAGGAAAACACTATCCTGAAAGCGACTGAAGTTCAGTTCGCTAATAAGCCCGCTGTGACAAATGAAGCTAAG AGCTTTATCCGAAGCTGTTTGGCCTACCGCAAAGAAGATCGTATCGATGTTCTGTCGTTAGCCAAACACGAATATCTGCAACCGCCGATGCCCAAACATTCTCGACTCAATTCCAACCAGCAAGCGcaacagcagcagcagcagcaacaaCAACAGCAACAGGCCAGTTCCTTCTCGGCGGGCATATTCGGAGCAATGAATGCTTCGTCCTCATCTTAG
- the Tlk gene encoding serine/threonine-protein kinase tousled-like 2 isoform X10: MSAGSHIQMAPQSTVNTTQPIHSQDSNMSTGSSHSDKEVDPNTPEKTTRAPEQRKRKRKADDAGGGLAGGGGAGKGGGGGRPAVPPPDKKISEYFKHSGSSPIRHGGAKSPSPQQPYPMLPPSPQQVGLPSPVTTGPFDFLTSSRQPHPRLPPPHMVSKFIQTELTCHRITEFETQASSDLEVRNNKIEELTRTNEELRHQISTQQKTIDQHKQQVNKCIEVVKKLLKEKSSIEKKEARQKCMQNRLRLGQFVTQRVGATFQENWTDGHAFQELARRQEEITSEREEIDRQKKLLLKKRPSNSEGGGRKRNNSNALHNGTTDSGFLKPDAIPGSLTSQEYYEADEILKLRQNALKKEDADLQLEMEKLERERNLHIRELKRIHNEDQSRFNNHPVLNERYLLLMLLGKGGFSEVHKAFDLKEQRYVACKVHQLNKDWKEDKKANYIKHALREYNIHKALDHPRVVKLYDVFEIDANSFCTVLEYCDGHDLDFYLKQHKTIPEREARSIVMQVVSALKYLNEIKPPVIHYDLKPGNILLTEGNVCGEIKITDFGLSKVMDEENYNPDHGMDLTSQGAGTYWYLPPECFVVGKNPPKISSKVDVWSVGVIFYQCLYGKKPFGHNQSQATILEENTILKATEVQFANKPAVTNEAKSFIRSCLAYRKEDRIDVLSLAKHEYLQPPMPKHSRLNSNQQAQQQQQQQQQQQQASSFSAGIFGAMNASSSS; this comes from the exons GTTCGTCTCACAGCGACAAAGAGGTGGACCCGAACACTCCCGAGAAAACGACGCGTGCGCCGGAACAGAGGAAGCGCAAGCGCAAAGCGGATGACGCGGGCGGCGGCCTAGCCGGTGGCGGAGGGGCGGGTAAGGGCGGCGGGGGCGGTCGACCGGCCGTCCCGCCGCCCGATAAGAAGATCAGCGAGTACTTCAAGCATTCGGGCAGCAGTCCCATTAGGCACGGTGGTGCCAAAAGTCCTAGTCCACAACAACCCTATCCTATG TTACCTCCATCTCCTCAACAAGTGGGGCTTCCATCGCCTGTGACGACGGGGCCCTTCGACTTTCTTACCTCTTCCCGACAACCTCATCCGAGGTTACCTCCCCCACATATGGTTAGCAAATTTATACAG actGAATTAACGTGTCATCGAATAACGGAATTCGAGACGCAAGCGTCCTCCGATTTGGAGGTGCGGAATAATAAAATAGAAGAACTGACGCGGACGAATGAGGAGCTCAGGCATCAGATTTCGACGCAACAAAAAACCATCGACCAACACAAACAGCAGGTCAATAAGTGCATCGAG GTTGtaaaaaagttactaaaagaaaaaagctcAATAGAGAAGAAGGAGGCGCGGCAGAAATGTATGCAAAATAGGTTAAGACTGGGACAGTTTGTGACGCAACGGGTTGGTGCCACGTTTCAAGAAAACTGGACGGACGGCCATGCGTTCCAAGAACTGGCGAG gcGGCAAGAAGAAATTACATCAGAACGTGAGGAAATCGACAGACAAAAGAAACTCCTCCTGAAAAAGAGGCCGTCGAACAGTGAGGGTGGTGGCCGAAAACGGAACAACTCCAACGCCCTGCACAACGGCACGACGGATAGCGGGTTCCTGAAACCGGACGCGATCCCTGGTTCGCTAACGTCTCAGGAATACTACGAGGCGGACGAGATTCTCAAGCTACGGCAGAACGCCTTAAAAAAGGAAGATGCCGACCTCCAGCTCGAGATGGAGAAATTAGAAAGGGAGAGGAATCTTCATATTAG GGAACTCAAACGTATCCACAACGAGGACCAATCGCGGTTCAACAACCATCCGGTGCTGAATGAGCGGTACTTGTTGCTGATGCTGCTAGGTAAAGGTGGCTTCAGCGAGGTGCACAAAGCGTTCGATCTCAAAGAGCAGCGGTACGTCGCGTGTAAAGTACACCAGCTCAACAAGGACTGGAAAGAAGATAAGAAGGCCAACTATATCAA acaTGCTTTAAGGGAGTACAATATTCATAAAGCTCTGGATCACCCCCGCGTAGTTAAGTTGTATGATGTGTTCGAAATAGATGCAAATTCGTTTTGTACAGTTCTAGAATACTGTGATGGTCATGACTTAGACTTTTATTTAAAGCAG CACAAGACAATACCGGAACGAGAAGCACGATCCATAGTGATGCAGGTGGTGTCGGCGCTCAAGTACCTGAACGAGATTAAGCCGCCTGTGATCCACTATGATTTGAAACCTGGCAACATCCTGCTGACAGAGGGTAATGTATGCGGGGAAATCAAAATCACAGACTTCGGCCTGAGTAAAGTCATGGACGAGGAAAACTACAACCCAGATCATGGGATGGACCTGACGTCGCAGGGTGCGGGGACTTATTG GTATCTGCCACCGGAGTGTTTTGTAGTAGGAAAGAATCCCCCAAAGATTTCGTCGAAGGTCGATGTCTGGAGTGTAGGTGTGATATTTTACCAGTGCCTCTATGGTAAAAAGCCGTTTGGACATAATCAGTCCCAAGCCACCATTTTAGAGGAAAACACTATCCTGAAAGCGACTGAAGTTCAGTTCGCTAATAAGCCCGCTGTGACAAATGAAGCTAAG AGCTTTATCCGAAGCTGTTTGGCCTACCGCAAAGAAGATCGTATCGATGTTCTGTCGTTAGCCAAACACGAATATCTGCAACCGCCGATGCCCAAACATTCTCGACTCAATTCCAACCAGCAAGCGcaacagcagcagcagcagcaacaaCAACAGCAACAGGCCAGTTCCTTCTCGGCGGGCATATTCGGAGCAATGAATGCTTCGTCCTCATCTTAG
- the Tlk gene encoding serine/threonine-protein kinase tousled-like 2 isoform X4: MADNRRFSGGGAGVKMEHFQAALDPRKQELLEARFLGARMSAGSHIQMAPQSTVNTTQPIHSQDSNMSTGSSHSDKEVDPNTPEKTTRAPEQRKRKRKADDAGGGLAGGGGAGKGGGGGRPAVPPPDKKISEYFKHSGSSPIRHGGAKSPSPQQPYPMLPPSPQQVGLPSPVTTGPFDFLTSSRQPHPRLPPPHMVSKFIQTELTCHRITEFETQASSDLEVRNNKIEELTRTNEELRHQISTQQKTIDQHKQQVNKCIEVVKKLLKEKSSIEKKEARQKCMQNRLRLGQFVTQRVGATFQENWTDGHAFQELARRQEEITSEREEIDRQKKLLLKKRPSNSEGGGRKRNNSNALHNGTTDSGFLKPDAIPGSLTSQEYYEADEILKLRQNALKKEDADLQLEMEKLERERNLHIRELKRIHNEDQSRFNNHPVLNERYLLLMLLGKGGFSEVHKAFDLKEQRYVACKVHQLNKDWKEDKKANYIKHALREYNIHKALDHPRVVKLYDVFEIDANSFCTVLEYCDGHDLDFYLKQHKTIPEREARSIVMQVVSALKYLNEIKPPVIHYDLKPGNILLTEGNVCGEIKITDFGLSKVMDEENYNPDHGMDLTSQGAGTYWYLPPECFVVGKNPPKISSKVDVWSVGVIFYQCLYGKKPFGHNQSQATILEENTILKATEVQFANKPAVTNEAKSFIRSCLAYRKEDRIDVLSLAKHEYLQPPMPKHSRLNSNQQAQQQQQQQQQQQQASSFSAGIFGAMNASSSS, encoded by the exons GTTCGTCTCACAGCGACAAAGAGGTGGACCCGAACACTCCCGAGAAAACGACGCGTGCGCCGGAACAGAGGAAGCGCAAGCGCAAAGCGGATGACGCGGGCGGCGGCCTAGCCGGTGGCGGAGGGGCGGGTAAGGGCGGCGGGGGCGGTCGACCGGCCGTCCCGCCGCCCGATAAGAAGATCAGCGAGTACTTCAAGCATTCGGGCAGCAGTCCCATTAGGCACGGTGGTGCCAAAAGTCCTAGTCCACAACAACCCTATCCTATG TTACCTCCATCTCCTCAACAAGTGGGGCTTCCATCGCCTGTGACGACGGGGCCCTTCGACTTTCTTACCTCTTCCCGACAACCTCATCCGAGGTTACCTCCCCCACATATGGTTAGCAAATTTATACAG actGAATTAACGTGTCATCGAATAACGGAATTCGAGACGCAAGCGTCCTCCGATTTGGAGGTGCGGAATAATAAAATAGAAGAACTGACGCGGACGAATGAGGAGCTCAGGCATCAGATTTCGACGCAACAAAAAACCATCGACCAACACAAACAGCAGGTCAATAAGTGCATCGAG GTTGtaaaaaagttactaaaagaaaaaagctcAATAGAGAAGAAGGAGGCGCGGCAGAAATGTATGCAAAATAGGTTAAGACTGGGACAGTTTGTGACGCAACGGGTTGGTGCCACGTTTCAAGAAAACTGGACGGACGGCCATGCGTTCCAAGAACTGGCGAG gcGGCAAGAAGAAATTACATCAGAACGTGAGGAAATCGACAGACAAAAGAAACTCCTCCTGAAAAAGAGGCCGTCGAACAGTGAGGGTGGTGGCCGAAAACGGAACAACTCCAACGCCCTGCACAACGGCACGACGGATAGCGGGTTCCTGAAACCGGACGCGATCCCTGGTTCGCTAACGTCTCAGGAATACTACGAGGCGGACGAGATTCTCAAGCTACGGCAGAACGCCTTAAAAAAGGAAGATGCCGACCTCCAGCTCGAGATGGAGAAATTAGAAAGGGAGAGGAATCTTCATATTAG GGAACTCAAACGTATCCACAACGAGGACCAATCGCGGTTCAACAACCATCCGGTGCTGAATGAGCGGTACTTGTTGCTGATGCTGCTAGGTAAAGGTGGCTTCAGCGAGGTGCACAAAGCGTTCGATCTCAAAGAGCAGCGGTACGTCGCGTGTAAAGTACACCAGCTCAACAAGGACTGGAAAGAAGATAAGAAGGCCAACTATATCAA acaTGCTTTAAGGGAGTACAATATTCATAAAGCTCTGGATCACCCCCGCGTAGTTAAGTTGTATGATGTGTTCGAAATAGATGCAAATTCGTTTTGTACAGTTCTAGAATACTGTGATGGTCATGACTTAGACTTTTATTTAAAGCAG CACAAGACAATACCGGAACGAGAAGCACGATCCATAGTGATGCAGGTGGTGTCGGCGCTCAAGTACCTGAACGAGATTAAGCCGCCTGTGATCCACTATGATTTGAAACCTGGCAACATCCTGCTGACAGAGGGTAATGTATGCGGGGAAATCAAAATCACAGACTTCGGCCTGAGTAAAGTCATGGACGAGGAAAACTACAACCCAGATCATGGGATGGACCTGACGTCGCAGGGTGCGGGGACTTATTG GTATCTGCCACCGGAGTGTTTTGTAGTAGGAAAGAATCCCCCAAAGATTTCGTCGAAGGTCGATGTCTGGAGTGTAGGTGTGATATTTTACCAGTGCCTCTATGGTAAAAAGCCGTTTGGACATAATCAGTCCCAAGCCACCATTTTAGAGGAAAACACTATCCTGAAAGCGACTGAAGTTCAGTTCGCTAATAAGCCCGCTGTGACAAATGAAGCTAAG AGCTTTATCCGAAGCTGTTTGGCCTACCGCAAAGAAGATCGTATCGATGTTCTGTCGTTAGCCAAACACGAATATCTGCAACCGCCGATGCCCAAACATTCTCGACTCAATTCCAACCAGCAAGCGcaacagcagcagcagcagcaacaaCAACAGCAACAGGCCAGTTCCTTCTCGGCGGGCATATTCGGAGCAATGAATGCTTCGTCCTCATCTTAG
- the Tlk gene encoding serine/threonine-protein kinase tousled-like 2 isoform X6 has protein sequence MAIKETRSCKRSTDQYPRKFDSNAVQFTFVMSAGSHIQMAPQSTVNTTQPIHSQDSNMSTGSSHSDKEVDPNTPEKTTRAPEQRKRKRKADDAGGGLAGGGGAGKGGGGGRPAVPPPDKKISEYFKHSGSSPIRHGGAKSPSPQQPYPMLPPSPQQVGLPSPVTTGPFDFLTSSRQPHPRLPPPHMVSKFIQTELTCHRITEFETQASSDLEVRNNKIEELTRTNEELRHQISTQQKTIDQHKQQVNKCIEVVKKLLKEKSSIEKKEARQKCMQNRLRLGQFVTQRVGATFQENWTDGHAFQELARRQEEITSEREEIDRQKKLLLKKRPSNSEGGGRKRNNSNALHNGTTDSGFLKPDAIPGSLTSQEYYEADEILKLRQNALKKEDADLQLEMEKLERERNLHIRELKRIHNEDQSRFNNHPVLNERYLLLMLLGKGGFSEVHKAFDLKEQRYVACKVHQLNKDWKEDKKANYIKHALREYNIHKALDHPRVVKLYDVFEIDANSFCTVLEYCDGHDLDFYLKQHKTIPEREARSIVMQVVSALKYLNEIKPPVIHYDLKPGNILLTEGNVCGEIKITDFGLSKVMDEENYNPDHGMDLTSQGAGTYWYLPPECFVVGKNPPKISSKVDVWSVGVIFYQCLYGKKPFGHNQSQATILEENTILKATEVQFANKPAVTNEAKSFIRSCLAYRKEDRIDVLSLAKHEYLQPPMPKHSRLNSNQQAQQQQQQQQQQQQASSFSAGIFGAMNASSSS, from the exons GTTCGTCTCACAGCGACAAAGAGGTGGACCCGAACACTCCCGAGAAAACGACGCGTGCGCCGGAACAGAGGAAGCGCAAGCGCAAAGCGGATGACGCGGGCGGCGGCCTAGCCGGTGGCGGAGGGGCGGGTAAGGGCGGCGGGGGCGGTCGACCGGCCGTCCCGCCGCCCGATAAGAAGATCAGCGAGTACTTCAAGCATTCGGGCAGCAGTCCCATTAGGCACGGTGGTGCCAAAAGTCCTAGTCCACAACAACCCTATCCTATG TTACCTCCATCTCCTCAACAAGTGGGGCTTCCATCGCCTGTGACGACGGGGCCCTTCGACTTTCTTACCTCTTCCCGACAACCTCATCCGAGGTTACCTCCCCCACATATGGTTAGCAAATTTATACAG actGAATTAACGTGTCATCGAATAACGGAATTCGAGACGCAAGCGTCCTCCGATTTGGAGGTGCGGAATAATAAAATAGAAGAACTGACGCGGACGAATGAGGAGCTCAGGCATCAGATTTCGACGCAACAAAAAACCATCGACCAACACAAACAGCAGGTCAATAAGTGCATCGAG GTTGtaaaaaagttactaaaagaaaaaagctcAATAGAGAAGAAGGAGGCGCGGCAGAAATGTATGCAAAATAGGTTAAGACTGGGACAGTTTGTGACGCAACGGGTTGGTGCCACGTTTCAAGAAAACTGGACGGACGGCCATGCGTTCCAAGAACTGGCGAG gcGGCAAGAAGAAATTACATCAGAACGTGAGGAAATCGACAGACAAAAGAAACTCCTCCTGAAAAAGAGGCCGTCGAACAGTGAGGGTGGTGGCCGAAAACGGAACAACTCCAACGCCCTGCACAACGGCACGACGGATAGCGGGTTCCTGAAACCGGACGCGATCCCTGGTTCGCTAACGTCTCAGGAATACTACGAGGCGGACGAGATTCTCAAGCTACGGCAGAACGCCTTAAAAAAGGAAGATGCCGACCTCCAGCTCGAGATGGAGAAATTAGAAAGGGAGAGGAATCTTCATATTAG GGAACTCAAACGTATCCACAACGAGGACCAATCGCGGTTCAACAACCATCCGGTGCTGAATGAGCGGTACTTGTTGCTGATGCTGCTAGGTAAAGGTGGCTTCAGCGAGGTGCACAAAGCGTTCGATCTCAAAGAGCAGCGGTACGTCGCGTGTAAAGTACACCAGCTCAACAAGGACTGGAAAGAAGATAAGAAGGCCAACTATATCAA acaTGCTTTAAGGGAGTACAATATTCATAAAGCTCTGGATCACCCCCGCGTAGTTAAGTTGTATGATGTGTTCGAAATAGATGCAAATTCGTTTTGTACAGTTCTAGAATACTGTGATGGTCATGACTTAGACTTTTATTTAAAGCAG CACAAGACAATACCGGAACGAGAAGCACGATCCATAGTGATGCAGGTGGTGTCGGCGCTCAAGTACCTGAACGAGATTAAGCCGCCTGTGATCCACTATGATTTGAAACCTGGCAACATCCTGCTGACAGAGGGTAATGTATGCGGGGAAATCAAAATCACAGACTTCGGCCTGAGTAAAGTCATGGACGAGGAAAACTACAACCCAGATCATGGGATGGACCTGACGTCGCAGGGTGCGGGGACTTATTG GTATCTGCCACCGGAGTGTTTTGTAGTAGGAAAGAATCCCCCAAAGATTTCGTCGAAGGTCGATGTCTGGAGTGTAGGTGTGATATTTTACCAGTGCCTCTATGGTAAAAAGCCGTTTGGACATAATCAGTCCCAAGCCACCATTTTAGAGGAAAACACTATCCTGAAAGCGACTGAAGTTCAGTTCGCTAATAAGCCCGCTGTGACAAATGAAGCTAAG AGCTTTATCCGAAGCTGTTTGGCCTACCGCAAAGAAGATCGTATCGATGTTCTGTCGTTAGCCAAACACGAATATCTGCAACCGCCGATGCCCAAACATTCTCGACTCAATTCCAACCAGCAAGCGcaacagcagcagcagcagcaacaaCAACAGCAACAGGCCAGTTCCTTCTCGGCGGGCATATTCGGAGCAATGAATGCTTCGTCCTCATCTTAG
- the Tlk gene encoding serine/threonine-protein kinase tousled-like 2 isoform X5: MDPYKDREYGSNGVSKRRCSKWQITGDSLEAMSAGSHIQMAPQSTVNTTQPIHSQDSNMSTGSSHSDKEVDPNTPEKTTRAPEQRKRKRKADDAGGGLAGGGGAGKGGGGGRPAVPPPDKKISEYFKHSGSSPIRHGGAKSPSPQQPYPMLPPSPQQVGLPSPVTTGPFDFLTSSRQPHPRLPPPHMVSKFIQTELTCHRITEFETQASSDLEVRNNKIEELTRTNEELRHQISTQQKTIDQHKQQVNKCIEVVKKLLKEKSSIEKKEARQKCMQNRLRLGQFVTQRVGATFQENWTDGHAFQELARRQEEITSEREEIDRQKKLLLKKRPSNSEGGGRKRNNSNALHNGTTDSGFLKPDAIPGSLTSQEYYEADEILKLRQNALKKEDADLQLEMEKLERERNLHIRELKRIHNEDQSRFNNHPVLNERYLLLMLLGKGGFSEVHKAFDLKEQRYVACKVHQLNKDWKEDKKANYIKHALREYNIHKALDHPRVVKLYDVFEIDANSFCTVLEYCDGHDLDFYLKQHKTIPEREARSIVMQVVSALKYLNEIKPPVIHYDLKPGNILLTEGNVCGEIKITDFGLSKVMDEENYNPDHGMDLTSQGAGTYWYLPPECFVVGKNPPKISSKVDVWSVGVIFYQCLYGKKPFGHNQSQATILEENTILKATEVQFANKPAVTNEAKSFIRSCLAYRKEDRIDVLSLAKHEYLQPPMPKHSRLNSNQQAQQQQQQQQQQQQASSFSAGIFGAMNASSSS; encoded by the exons GTTCGTCTCACAGCGACAAAGAGGTGGACCCGAACACTCCCGAGAAAACGACGCGTGCGCCGGAACAGAGGAAGCGCAAGCGCAAAGCGGATGACGCGGGCGGCGGCCTAGCCGGTGGCGGAGGGGCGGGTAAGGGCGGCGGGGGCGGTCGACCGGCCGTCCCGCCGCCCGATAAGAAGATCAGCGAGTACTTCAAGCATTCGGGCAGCAGTCCCATTAGGCACGGTGGTGCCAAAAGTCCTAGTCCACAACAACCCTATCCTATG TTACCTCCATCTCCTCAACAAGTGGGGCTTCCATCGCCTGTGACGACGGGGCCCTTCGACTTTCTTACCTCTTCCCGACAACCTCATCCGAGGTTACCTCCCCCACATATGGTTAGCAAATTTATACAG actGAATTAACGTGTCATCGAATAACGGAATTCGAGACGCAAGCGTCCTCCGATTTGGAGGTGCGGAATAATAAAATAGAAGAACTGACGCGGACGAATGAGGAGCTCAGGCATCAGATTTCGACGCAACAAAAAACCATCGACCAACACAAACAGCAGGTCAATAAGTGCATCGAG GTTGtaaaaaagttactaaaagaaaaaagctcAATAGAGAAGAAGGAGGCGCGGCAGAAATGTATGCAAAATAGGTTAAGACTGGGACAGTTTGTGACGCAACGGGTTGGTGCCACGTTTCAAGAAAACTGGACGGACGGCCATGCGTTCCAAGAACTGGCGAG gcGGCAAGAAGAAATTACATCAGAACGTGAGGAAATCGACAGACAAAAGAAACTCCTCCTGAAAAAGAGGCCGTCGAACAGTGAGGGTGGTGGCCGAAAACGGAACAACTCCAACGCCCTGCACAACGGCACGACGGATAGCGGGTTCCTGAAACCGGACGCGATCCCTGGTTCGCTAACGTCTCAGGAATACTACGAGGCGGACGAGATTCTCAAGCTACGGCAGAACGCCTTAAAAAAGGAAGATGCCGACCTCCAGCTCGAGATGGAGAAATTAGAAAGGGAGAGGAATCTTCATATTAG GGAACTCAAACGTATCCACAACGAGGACCAATCGCGGTTCAACAACCATCCGGTGCTGAATGAGCGGTACTTGTTGCTGATGCTGCTAGGTAAAGGTGGCTTCAGCGAGGTGCACAAAGCGTTCGATCTCAAAGAGCAGCGGTACGTCGCGTGTAAAGTACACCAGCTCAACAAGGACTGGAAAGAAGATAAGAAGGCCAACTATATCAA acaTGCTTTAAGGGAGTACAATATTCATAAAGCTCTGGATCACCCCCGCGTAGTTAAGTTGTATGATGTGTTCGAAATAGATGCAAATTCGTTTTGTACAGTTCTAGAATACTGTGATGGTCATGACTTAGACTTTTATTTAAAGCAG CACAAGACAATACCGGAACGAGAAGCACGATCCATAGTGATGCAGGTGGTGTCGGCGCTCAAGTACCTGAACGAGATTAAGCCGCCTGTGATCCACTATGATTTGAAACCTGGCAACATCCTGCTGACAGAGGGTAATGTATGCGGGGAAATCAAAATCACAGACTTCGGCCTGAGTAAAGTCATGGACGAGGAAAACTACAACCCAGATCATGGGATGGACCTGACGTCGCAGGGTGCGGGGACTTATTG GTATCTGCCACCGGAGTGTTTTGTAGTAGGAAAGAATCCCCCAAAGATTTCGTCGAAGGTCGATGTCTGGAGTGTAGGTGTGATATTTTACCAGTGCCTCTATGGTAAAAAGCCGTTTGGACATAATCAGTCCCAAGCCACCATTTTAGAGGAAAACACTATCCTGAAAGCGACTGAAGTTCAGTTCGCTAATAAGCCCGCTGTGACAAATGAAGCTAAG AGCTTTATCCGAAGCTGTTTGGCCTACCGCAAAGAAGATCGTATCGATGTTCTGTCGTTAGCCAAACACGAATATCTGCAACCGCCGATGCCCAAACATTCTCGACTCAATTCCAACCAGCAAGCGcaacagcagcagcagcagcaacaaCAACAGCAACAGGCCAGTTCCTTCTCGGCGGGCATATTCGGAGCAATGAATGCTTCGTCCTCATCTTAG